The genomic interval TGCTGCCGGCGCCGGCACCGGGGACGACCGCCAAGGTGGCGTTCGCCGCCCGCGACGCTGGCGCCGAGGCGGCCACGCTGTGGATGCCGCGCGCGGCGTTGCTGCAGCGTGGCGAACTCAGCGCGGCCTATGTGCTCGCTGCCGGCACGCTGAGCCTGCGCCAGCTGCGCGTGGGCCGGCAGGAACCGCAGCGGGTCGAGGTGCTGGCCGGATTGCGCGCCGGCGAGCGCGTGGCGCGCGATCCGGTCGCCGCCGGGCAGGCGCTGGCCGCGCAGCGGCGCGCGCTGGCGGAGCGCTGAGATGGCGCCGCGCCTGGGTGTGTCCGGACGTCTGGCAGCGGCGTTCCAGGCCAATCCGCTGACCCCGTTGCTGGCACTGCTGGGCCTGCTGCTGGGCCTGGCCGCGTTGGCGATCACCCCGCGCGAGGAAGAGCCGCAGATCGACGTGACCATGGCCACCGTGTCGGTGGCCTTCGCCGGCGCCGAAGCGCGCGAAGTAGAGCAACTGCTGAGCACGCCGCTCGAGCAGAAACTGGCCGGGATCGAAGGGGTCAAGCACGTGACCTCGGTCAGTCGCCCGGGGCAGGCGCTGCTGACCGTCGAGTTCCAGGTCGGGGTGCCGCGCCAGGCGGCGCTGGTGCGCCTGTACAACCAGGTCTATTCGAACCTGGATGCCTTGCCGCAGGGCATGGGCGTGGGCACGCCGCTGATCAAGCCCAAGGGCATCGACGATGTGCCGGTGATGGCGGTGACCCTGTGGAGCGACGATCCGCAACGCAGCGCGCTGGCGCTGGGCGAGGTCGCGCATACGCTGGAAACCGAGCTCAAGCGCATCCCCGGCACGCGCGACATCTACAGCATCGGTGCGCCGCAACGGGTGCTGACGCTGACCCTGGATCCGGCGCGACTGGCCGCCTATGGGCTGACCGTGTCCGATCTGAGCCAGTCGCTGCAGGCGGCCAATGCGGTGCGCCAGCTCGGCGATCGCATCGGCGGCGGCCGCGCCGTGCCGGCCGCCGCCGGCACCTTCCTGGCCGATGCGGACACGGTGGCGGCGCTGGTGATCGGCGTGCACGACGGCCAGCCGCTGCATCTGCGCGACGTGGCGCAGGTGCGCGCCGGCGCCGACCTGCCGAGCCGCTATGTCTGGTACGGCGCACCGGCGGCCCGTGGCGGTCCGGCGCAGGGGCGCGCGCCGGCGGTGACCCTCGCCATCGCCAAGCAGCCCGGCAGCGATGCCGCCGCGCTCACCCGCGCCGTCGCCGCGCGCCTGCAGCAACTGCGCGGCGAGCTGGTCCCGCAAGGCGTGCACGTCGAGGTGACCCGCGACTACGGCGCCAGCGCCGACGCCAAGGCCGCCAAGTTGATCCACAAGCTGGTGTTCGCGACCGCCTCGGTGGTGCTGCTGGTGTTGTTCGCGCTGGGCTGGCGCGAGGCCGTCGTGGTCGGCAGCGCGGTGGTGCTGACCCTGGCGCTGACCCTGTTCGCGTCGTGGGCGATGGGCTTCACCCTCAACCGGGTCTCGCTGTTCGCGTTGATCTTTTCGATCGGCATCCTGGTCGACGACGCCATCGTGGTGGTGGAGAACATCCACCGGCACATGCGCGCCGGCGGCAAGACCCTGCGCGAGGCGATCCCGCCGGCGGTGGACGAGGTCGGCGGGCCGACCATCCTCGCCACCTTCACCGTGATCGCGGCGCTGATGCCGATGGCCTTCGTCAGCGGATTGATGGGGCCGTACATGCGGCCGATCCCGATCAACGCCTCGGTCGGCATGCTGCTGTCGCTGGCGATCGCGCTGATCGTGACCCCGTGGCTGTCGCTGAAACTGCTGGCGCGGCATGCGCCGGCGGCGACCGCTGCCGACAGCGCGACGGCGTCCGCATCGCCGCGCCTGCTGCGCTTCTTCTCGAGCCTGTTGCACCCTTTTCTCGCTCCAGAACGCGGCGCGCGGCGGCGCGGCTGGCTGTTCGCCGGCATCGCCGCGTTGCTGCTGCTGGCGGTGTCGCTGGTCGGCCTGCAATGGGTGGTGATGAAGATGCTGCCGTTCGACGACAAGTCCGAATTGCAGATCGTGGTCGATCTGCCCGAAGGCAGCACGCTGCAGGACACCGATGCGCTGCTGGCCGAGCTGGCCGGCGTACTCGACCGCACCCCGGACGTGCACGACTACCAGGGCTATGCCGGCACCTCGGCGCCGGTCAATTTCAACGGCCTGGTGCGCCAGTACGACCTGCGCAGCGGCAACAACGTCGGCGACCTGCAGGTGAACCTGGTCGACAAGCAGCTGCGCACGCGGCACAGCCACGCCATCGCGCGCGCACTGCGTCCCGCATTGGCGGCGATCGCGCGCCGCCATGGCGCGGCGCTGAAGGTGGTGGAAGTGCCGCCCGGTCCGCCGGTGCTGTCGCCGCTGGTCGCCGAGGTGTACGGTCCGGACTACGCGCGCAGCCGCCAGTTGGCGCTGGCCTTGGAGCGGCGCTTCCTGCGCACGCCGAACGTGGTCGATGTGGATACCAGCGTAGAAAGCGCCGCCACGCGCGAGGTGATCGTGGTCGATCGGGTGCGTGCGGCACGGCTGGGCGTCAGCCAATCGGCGATCGCCGATGCGCTGGCCGTTTCCGTGCAAGGCGTGGATGCGACCTGGCTGCACGATGGCGCTTCCAAGTACCCGCAACCGGTGCGGCTGCGCCTGTCCGCGGCCGACCAGGCCGGGGTCGCGCGCATGCTGGCGCTGCACGTGCGCGGCGGCGATGGCCAGTTGGTGCCGTTGTCGGAGCTGGTCGCAATGCAGCGGCTGCCCTGGGATGGTGCGATCTCGCACAAGGATCTGCGGCCGGTGGTGTACGTCACCGGCGACGAGGCCGGGCGCCTGGACAGCCCGCTGTACGGCATGTTCGACCTGGTCGGGCAACTGCGCCGGCAGCGCGGCGGCGGGCAGGCTGTGGCGCAGTCTTTCATCGCGCAACCCCTCGACAGCGGCGACTTCGCGGTGAAGTGGGACGGCGAGTGGCAGATCACCTACGAGACCTTCCGCGACATGGGCATCGCCTACGCGGTCGGCCTGCTGCTGATCTATCTGCTGGTGGTGGCGCAGTTCCGCAGCTATCTGGTGCCGCTGGTGATCATGGCGCCGATCCCGCTGACGGTGATCGGCGTGCTGCCGGGGCATGCGCTGCTCGGCGCGCAGTTCACCGCCACCAGCATGATCGGCATGATCGCGCTGGCCGGCATAATCGTGCGCAACTCGATCCTGCTGGTGGACTTCATCCGCCAGGCGCTGGCGCAGGGCCGCAGCGCCGAGCAGGCGGTGGTGGACGCCTGCGCGGTACGCGCGCCGCCGATCGTGCTGACCGGGCTGGCGGCGATGCTGGGCGCCTTCTTCATCCTCGACGATCCGATCTTCAACGGCCTGGCGGTGTCGCTGATCTTCGGCATCCTGATCAGCACCGCGCTGACCCTGCTGGTGATCCCGCTGTTGTACTACCCGCTGGCGCGGCGCGCCGCCACGCCGGCGTGAGCGCAATGCGCATGCGCGTCCACGCCGTCTTTGCGCCGCCGGCGTAGAGTCGGGATTCCCATTTGCGGCCTGCTGGAGACCTGCATGAGCATCGGCGATCCGATCCGCGTCACCCTCGAACAGGAGGCCGATTTCGCGTTCCGCATCCAGTTCGACGAAACCGAGCTGGCGCCGTGGCTGGGCGACGAGACCGCGCCGCTGGGCCACGAGCGCGGCCCGAACCCGTCGCGCATCCTGTTGGCCAGCATCGCCAACTGCCTGGCGGCGAGCCTGCTGTTCGCGCTGCGCAAGTTCAAGAACGATCCGGTCGGCGTGGTCGCGCACATCACCGCCACACCGATGCGCAACGCGGACGGGTTCTGGCGCATTCCGCAGGCATCGGTGGAGCTGCAGTTGCCCGACGGCAACCAGGACTACGCGCAGCTGCAGCGCGTCCTCGATCAGTTCGAACAGTTCTGCGTGGTCACCCAGAGCGTGCGCCAGGGCATCGACGTGCAGGTCACGGTGAAGGACGCACACGGCAACATCCTGCTCGGCGACAAGAGCATCGAGGCTGGCGCGTGAGCGATCCGCTGCATATCGCCTGCCCGCACTGCCAGGCGCTGAACCGGGTGCCGGGCGAACGCCTGGCGGCGGCACCGCAATGCGGGCGTTGCCATCGCGCGCTGTTCGTCGGCGTACCGGTCGCCCTGACCGCGGACACCTTCGCCGCGCATGCCGAGCGCAGCGACATTCCGCTGTTGGTGGATTTCTGGGCGCCGTGGTGCGGCCCATGCCGCACCATGGCGCCGCAGTTCGAGGCCGCCGCCGCGCAGCTGGAGCCGCGCATGCGCCTGGGCAAGCTGGATACCGAAGCGCAGCCGGCGCTGGCGGCGCGGTTCGGCATCCGCAGCATTCCGACCCTGGCGCTGCTGCGGCATGGCCGCGAGCTGGCGCGGCACAGCGGTGCGATCGGTGCTGCCGACATCGTGCGCTGGGCACGGGCGAACGCGGGTTAGCGTCGTTTCCGCGGGCTAACGCAATCCCGCCCCGAACCCTGTAGATACCGTCTTCCGGCCTAACAGGCAATGGCCTTTTGAGGATCGAAGGGTGTGCGTGATTTGAGCACGCCATAGGCGATGTGCAGTAGCTTGCGCATGGCGGCGCAGATGATCTGCTTGTTGGCCTTGCCGCGTTGTCGCATGCGCTGCTTCAGCGCACGGACGACCGGATTGTGGGTCATGGCGACCAAGGCCGGCAGGAACAGGCCAGCACGCAGGCGCGAGGAGCCAGTGCGGGAGATGCAGACCTGCCCCTGGCGCTTGCCGGACTCTTGCAGGCGTGGGTTGAGCCCGGCAAAGGCGGTCACCGCCGAAGCGCGGGCGAAGCGGTCCACGTTGCCAAGTTCGGCCAGCATCAAGGCCGCGCTGGTGTCGGCGATTCCGTCGATGCTCACCAGCAACTCGCGCTGCCCGCGCAAGGTGGGATCCTGGTCGATATGATCGTCGATGGCGCGTTCGATCTGCGCGATGCGCGCCTGCAACTGGCCGATGTTCTCCAGGATCGAGTCGCGCACCACCAGTGTAGCCACGTCCAGGCGGTTGCGCTCCATCTGCAGCATCTGCAGCAGGTCGTCCCGACGCCGCACCAGCGCCTTGAGCTGCTTGAGCGCCGGCGGATCGGGCTGCCAGCGCCGCAGCGACTCCCGGTGACGCAGGCCATAGCTGGCGATCAGCTTGGCATCGCTGCGGTCGGTCTTGACCCGGGTCAGCTGGCTGCGCGCATACAGCGCCATCTGCGCCGGGTTGAGCACGCACACGCGATAGCCCTCCCCATGGACAAACTCGGCCAGCGCCTCGTGATAGGTGCCGGTGGCTTCCATGACGATCCAGCTATCCGGCTGCGCATGGGTCCGCAACCACGCATGCAGGGCGTGGAAGCCCTTCGGATCGTTGGGTAGCTTGGCCTTGGTGCGGTACTTGCCGTTGGCCAGGTCGATGGCCAGGTCGAAACTGCGTTTGGCGACGTCGATGCCGACGACTGGGGACATGAGAATTCCTCCGTCGGATGGGGATCACGATCATCGCTGCGCCCGGTCCTGCCTTGTGGATGCGAGTTCACGCCGAGGGCGGACTCTGGATACCGTTCGGACACCGTGGGCCAGCATGTGGAGGGCGGGAGCCGATCTACAGCACAAGCTCGAAGCTTCAGGAGCGACTGGACTTCCCGCACCTCCTCCGATGATCAGTCGGAAGACATAACGTCCTAACGGCGTCATGTCCAGATACAAGGAGCGGCTTCAGCCGCGACACGCCTTACCGATAGATTCTGTCGCGGCTGAAGCCGCTCCTACAAGAGAGACGCATCCCGCCGACCCGGCAACGGATACGTAAGTCGCGCGGTCGTCGCGACTATTTCCCCAGCGCCGCGTTCAGCGTCGCCGCCAGATCCGCGCCGGCCTGGCGCAGCTGCGCTTCGGCCACCGGGCGCCAGGTCGCCACGTAGTCCGCCGGCAGTTTGGCGCCGGGCGGATAGAAGCCCGGGCGCAGCATGATCTTGCACGAGGCTTCGGCCCAGGCCGCGGCCGGCGGCGGCAGCGCGCTGCCGGCAGGCGAGGGGGGCGGCAGCGGTTGCGCCTGCAATTGCGCCAGGTAGTGCGCCTCGTCCAGGCCGCGGCTGCGCAGCAGGCCGCTGTCCCACAGCGAGTGCAGGTTGCTGCCCTTGCCCTCGAACTGGATCTGGAACGTGTTGGCGCCCTTGTCGTGGGCATAGCCGGCGTGCAGCGGCTGCTGGATGTCGCCGGCGAAATGCACCACGAACTTCAACGCCTGCGCGCGTGCCGCCTGCGGCTGGCGACGGTCGGCGAGGATCGCGGCCTGGCGGCGCAGCGCCTCGACCACGCAATTGCCGTCTGGGCAATCGCGGGTTTCCTCGTAGTGGCACTGTTCTTCGCCGATGTTGACGTAGTGCCAGGGGCCGCTGCGCTTGCCCAGGTCCGGGTCGCTTTCGCGCAATCGGTCGGCCCAGTTGGCGACGCCGGCCAGGGTCGGCTCGGGTTCGCCCTGCAGCAGTTGCTGCACCTGCGCGCGGGCTTGCGGAGTGAGTTGGGAATCGGCGAGATCGGCGAC from Xanthomonas sp. DAR 34887 carries:
- a CDS encoding IS110 family transposase, with amino-acid sequence MSPVVGIDVAKRSFDLAIDLANGKYRTKAKLPNDPKGFHALHAWLRTHAQPDSWIVMEATGTYHEALAEFVHGEGYRVCVLNPAQMALYARSQLTRVKTDRSDAKLIASYGLRHRESLRRWQPDPPALKQLKALVRRRDDLLQMLQMERNRLDVATLVVRDSILENIGQLQARIAQIERAIDDHIDQDPTLRGQRELLVSIDGIADTSAALMLAELGNVDRFARASAVTAFAGLNPRLQESGKRQGQVCISRTGSSRLRAGLFLPALVAMTHNPVVRALKQRMRQRGKANKQIICAAMRKLLHIAYGVLKSRTPFDPQKAIAC
- the trxC gene encoding thioredoxin TrxC — translated: MSDPLHIACPHCQALNRVPGERLAAAPQCGRCHRALFVGVPVALTADTFAAHAERSDIPLLVDFWAPWCGPCRTMAPQFEAAAAQLEPRMRLGKLDTEAQPALAARFGIRSIPTLALLRHGRELARHSGAIGAADIVRWARANAG
- a CDS encoding S1/P1 nuclease, coding for MKKSALFVSAALAAALAAAPSAAFAWGPLGHRLVADLADSQLTPQARAQVQQLLQGEPEPTLAGVANWADRLRESDPDLGKRSGPWHYVNIGEEQCHYEETRDCPDGNCVVEALRRQAAILADRRQPQAARAQALKFVVHFAGDIQQPLHAGYAHDKGANTFQIQFEGKGSNLHSLWDSGLLRSRGLDEAHYLAQLQAQPLPPPSPAGSALPPPAAAWAEASCKIMLRPGFYPPGAKLPADYVATWRPVAEAQLRQAGADLAATLNAALGK
- a CDS encoding efflux RND transporter permease subunit; this translates as MAPRLGVSGRLAAAFQANPLTPLLALLGLLLGLAALAITPREEEPQIDVTMATVSVAFAGAEAREVEQLLSTPLEQKLAGIEGVKHVTSVSRPGQALLTVEFQVGVPRQAALVRLYNQVYSNLDALPQGMGVGTPLIKPKGIDDVPVMAVTLWSDDPQRSALALGEVAHTLETELKRIPGTRDIYSIGAPQRVLTLTLDPARLAAYGLTVSDLSQSLQAANAVRQLGDRIGGGRAVPAAAGTFLADADTVAALVIGVHDGQPLHLRDVAQVRAGADLPSRYVWYGAPAARGGPAQGRAPAVTLAIAKQPGSDAAALTRAVAARLQQLRGELVPQGVHVEVTRDYGASADAKAAKLIHKLVFATASVVLLVLFALGWREAVVVGSAVVLTLALTLFASWAMGFTLNRVSLFALIFSIGILVDDAIVVVENIHRHMRAGGKTLREAIPPAVDEVGGPTILATFTVIAALMPMAFVSGLMGPYMRPIPINASVGMLLSLAIALIVTPWLSLKLLARHAPAATAADSATASASPRLLRFFSSLLHPFLAPERGARRRGWLFAGIAALLLLAVSLVGLQWVVMKMLPFDDKSELQIVVDLPEGSTLQDTDALLAELAGVLDRTPDVHDYQGYAGTSAPVNFNGLVRQYDLRSGNNVGDLQVNLVDKQLRTRHSHAIARALRPALAAIARRHGAALKVVEVPPGPPVLSPLVAEVYGPDYARSRQLALALERRFLRTPNVVDVDTSVESAATREVIVVDRVRAARLGVSQSAIADALAVSVQGVDATWLHDGASKYPQPVRLRLSAADQAGVARMLALHVRGGDGQLVPLSELVAMQRLPWDGAISHKDLRPVVYVTGDEAGRLDSPLYGMFDLVGQLRRQRGGGQAVAQSFIAQPLDSGDFAVKWDGEWQITYETFRDMGIAYAVGLLLIYLLVVAQFRSYLVPLVIMAPIPLTVIGVLPGHALLGAQFTATSMIGMIALAGIIVRNSILLVDFIRQALAQGRSAEQAVVDACAVRAPPIVLTGLAAMLGAFFILDDPIFNGLAVSLIFGILISTALTLLVIPLLYYPLARRAATPA
- a CDS encoding OsmC family protein, translated to MSIGDPIRVTLEQEADFAFRIQFDETELAPWLGDETAPLGHERGPNPSRILLASIANCLAASLLFALRKFKNDPVGVVAHITATPMRNADGFWRIPQASVELQLPDGNQDYAQLQRVLDQFEQFCVVTQSVRQGIDVQVTVKDAHGNILLGDKSIEAGA